The Aeromicrobium yanjiei DNA segment TCCATGCCCACCTCGGCGAGCAGCTCGAGCGGGTCACGGGGATCGGCGACCTTGCCGAACGTCAGCGGCAGGCGTACCTGGTCGATGCTGGTCAGGGCCGGCACGAGGTTGCCGCTCTGGAACACGAAGCCGATCTCCTGCTGGCGCAGGCGGGTCAGCTCGCGGGGCTTCACGCCGGTGAGCTCGGTGGAGCCCAGTCGCACGCTGCCCGAGGTCGGCGTGGTCAGCGCGCCGGCGATCGCCAGGAGGCTCGACTTGCCCGATCCGGAGGGGCCGACCACGGCGACCAGCTCGCCGGCCGCGATCTCCAGCGACACCTCGTCGAGGGCGCGGACGGTCTCGTCGCCGTCCCCCAGCAGAAGGGTCGCGTCAGTGATGGTCAGGACGGCGGTCATCGGCTGCCTCCGAGGGCGGTGAGGGGATCGATACGGGTGACTCGGATGACGGCGACGCCGGCTCCAAGCAGGCCGAGCACGATCAGGAGCGCCGTGGCGCCGATGATCGGTCCGGCCTCGAGGGCGAACGGCATGGGGGTCGAGGAGATCGCGCCACCGGCTGCCAGGCCGATGCCGATGCCGACTCCCGCGGAGACCACGAGCAGCACGAACGACTGCAGGAGGCTGTCGCGCAGGAGATACCGCGTGCTGGCGCCCATGGCCCTCAGCACGGCGAGCTCCTGGCGGCGCTGGATGGTCAGCACGGTGAAGAACGCTCCGACGACCAGCGCGGAGATCGCATAGAGGAACACCTGGATCAGCTGCAGCGTGGAGGTCTCGGCGGTGTATCCCGGCGATGCGCCGTAGGAGTCCTCGCGGGTGAGGGACGACGTCCCTGCTGCCTTGTCCCCGGCGGCCAGGTCGACCGTCGACCCGTCCTTGGCCTTGACGGCGACCGCCGTGAACTCGTCGTAGACGCGCGACGGCACGTCGTCGCCGGGCTGCACGCCGGCCTTGATCTCCTGCCACGAGCGCAGCGGCAGGTAGCCGACGTCGACGTGGCCGAACGTGTTCTGGTCGGCCAGGACGCCCACGACCGTCAGCTCGGTGCCCGACGGCTCCAGGGTGACCGTGTCGCCGATCTCGACCCCTTCCTCGGCCGCGGTCGAGCTGATCGCGACCTCACCCTCGTGGGCCGGGGCGGAACCCTCGGCCGGCTGGGGGACGAGGAACGAGTCGGTCTCCACGCCGAACAGGGCGAGGTCGATCTCCACGCCACGGCTGGTCCGCGCGTTGACCAGCGTGTTGCCGAACGGAGCGGCCTCGGCCACGCCGGGCTGCTTCTGCCAGGCCTCGACGGCGTCCGGGCCGACGACGCTACGGGAGAAGGCCGAGTCCTTGGACACGTCCTTCTGGAAGGCGAAGGAGGTCGCCTTGATGCGCTGGAGCCCGGAGACTCCGTCGTTGGCCAGGCCCACGGCGAGGCCGCTGAGCAGGACCATCAAGATGGCGATGAGGGCGACGACGCCGCCCATCAGGGCGAATCGACCGCGGGCGAATGAGAGCTCTCGGAGGGCCAGGAACATGTCCTCCATGATACCGACACCCCGTCGGCAAAACCATCAGGGTCAGGCGTCCCGCGAGGTGATGAGCGACACCGACTGGGTCACCTTCGCGCACAGGTCGCCGGTGGCGTCGATGATCTCGATCTCGACGATCGCCCGCGACCGGGTGACCTGCACCGGGCGCGAGACAGCCGACACGTCGCCGTGGGCCGGACGCAGGAACCGCGCTGTCGAGTCCGCCGTCGCCGGTCGGGTGCCCGGCGGGGCGTTGAGCGCCGCGCACACCGCGGCGCTCACGTCCGCCAGCCCGAGCAGCGCGCCACCGTGCAGCGATCCTCCCGTGGTCGAGAGGGCGTCGGTGAACGCCAGCCGGGTCCGCAGCTCGGCAGCGTCCATGTCCTCGAACGTCACGCCCAGGGTCCTGGCGTACGGCGCGAGGGCGTAGACGTCCTCCGGGGTGATGGTCATCGTGCTCCTGGGAAAGGCGTGCGGGAATGGGCGTCCCTGCCGTACGTCTCGAGGAGACGCAGCCAGATCTCGCTCATGGTCGGATACGCCGGGACAGCGTGCCACAACCGCTCGAGTGGGACCTCGCCCACGATCGCGATCGTGGCTGCCTGGAGCAGCTCGGCGACATCGGGCCCGACGACGGTGAAGCCGACCAGCACGTTGCGTGACACGTCGACGACCATGCTCGCCCGACCCTCGTACCCGTCGGCGTGCAGGCTCGCCCCGGCCACGGCGCCGAGGTCGTACTCGACGGCGCGCACGTCGAGCCCGGTGTCGGTCGCGGCCCGCAGGGTGAGGCCCACCGCGGCGATCTCCGGATCGGAGAAGATCACCTGCGTGACCGCGCGATCGTCCGCCGTCGCGGCGTGCCGACCCCACGGCGAGAGGTCGACCTCGGTGCCCCGGGCGCGGGCCACGATGGTGTCGCCCACCGCCCGCGCCTGGTACTTGCCCTGATGGGTGAGCAGCGCGCGCCGATTGACGTCGCCCGCGGCGTAGAGCCACCCGTCCCCGACGACCGCGCCCTCCGCGTCCACGACGCGCAGCGACTCGTCGACGCGCAGCCAGTCGCCCGGGGCCAGGCCGATCCGCTCCAGGCCGAGGTCCGTGGTGTTCGGCGTCCTGCCCGTCGCGACCAAGATCTCGTCCGACACGATCGTCGTCCCGTCCGCGAGGGTCAGGTGGACCGCGCCGGTCCCGTCCCGGCGTGCCTCGGCCGGGGCGGTCGTCGGGTAGAGCTCGACTCCGGCCTTCTCGAGTGCGGCGGTCACGCGGGCGGCGGCGAACGGCTCCACGGTCGGCAGGATGCCGTCGCGGGAGACGAGCGTGACCCGGGCGCCGAGGGCGGAGTACGCGGTGGCCATCTCGGTCCCGACGACACCTCCGCCGACGATGGTCAGCCGGGCGGGGACCGCGTGCGCCGAGGCGGCCTGCCGGCTGGTCCATGGCGCGGTCTCGGTCAGTCCCGGGACCGGGGGGACGAAGGCGCTGCTGCCGGTGGCCACCACGACGGCATGACGCGCATGGACCGTGGTGGCCGCGCCGGCCGCCGAGGAGACCTCAACCGTGCGGTCGGCCACGATGCGGCCCTGGCCGCGCAACAGTGCCACGCCTGCTCCCACGAGCCAGCTGACCTGTCCAGCGTCGTCCCAGTGCGAGGCGAAGCTGTCCCGCCGGCGCAGCACCGCCGCCGGGTCCAGCTCTCCCGTGACAGCCTGGGCCGCGGCAGGGAGTGAGCGGACGGCCCGAAGCGCGGCGGCGTCGCGGAGCAGCGCCTTGGTCGGCATGCAGGCCCAGTAGGAGCACTCCCCGCCGACGAGCTCTCGCTCGACGATCGCGGCAGTCAGCCCGCCCTGCACGATGCGATCGGCGACGTTCTCACCGACCGGACCGGCCCCGATGACGATGACGTCGTACGTGTCCTCAGGCATCCTGATCCACTCCCGACGCGCGGTTCAGGCGCAGGGCCGAGACGAGGAAGAAGATGCCGCCGAGCACCGCGTACCCGGCGATGTTGGTCAGCGTCGGGTCGTCCGCGGAGGCAGCGGCGATGAATGAGCCGCCCGCGAGGACGGAGATGCCGCCACTGAGGATCTGCGGCACCTGGCCGCCGAGCCTGCGGCGGGTGACCGCGACGGCGAGCTGCACGATCCCGGCGGTGATGGCCCATGCACCCCAGACGCGGAGCACAGCGGGCTCGCCCGATGTGGCGGCGATGCCGAGGCCGATCGCGGTGGCCGTGCTGAGGGCGATGTTGACGTACAGGCCGGCGGCGGGACGCGTGGCCCTCGAGGCGCGGAGGTCGACGAGGGCGGCGCCCACGTCGAACAGCGGGTAGATCACGAGCAGCGTTGCGGTGAATGCATCGATGTCCCCTCCGGTGGCGATGATCAGGATCGCCCAGATGATGGCGAACCCGAATCTGACGAAGTAGAGCTTCCGCAGTGCGGTCGCGAGGTCGTGGGTGCTGGTGGTGATGGTGGTCATGAGATTCCTCGGTGTGAGTGGCAGGTGATCGGGGTGGGGGTTTCGTGTCGGCGGGCGCAGGTCATCGAGCTGCCTGGGTGATGAGGTCGGCGACCGCATCGGGGCGACTGAGCATCACGGCGTGCGAGGCGTCGACCTCGGTGACCCGCGCGTCGACGCGGCCCGACATCATCCGCTGCAGGTCCACGTCGATCGCGTGGTCCTGGCGGGTGACCAGCGCCCAGGTCGGGACCGAGCGGAACGCCTCGTTGACACTCGGCTCGGAGACGGCGCGCACGTTGGCGGGCCGCTGGGCGACGGCCAGATTGGCCGCGCTGGTCTCGTCGAGGTCGCCGGCGAACGCGGCCCGGAAGCCTGCTGGGTCGATCGTGACCTCCGCGGCACCGTCGACCTCGACGGACAGCAGCGGAAGGGGAGTGCTGGACTGCGCAGCGAGCTGACCGACGGCCTCGCCCTTGAGCGGGATGAATGCCGCGACGTAGACCAGCGCCGTGATGTCGTACGCCGACGGGTCGATGTTGCTGATCACCGCGCCGCCGTACGAGTGACCGACCAGGACGATCGGTCCCGGGATGGCGGCCAGGTGGCTCAGCAGGTATGCGGTGTCGGTGTCGAGGCCCTGCAGCGGGTTGGCGATCGAGCGGACCGGGAAGCCGGCGGCGAGCAACCGTTCGACCACGGGTGACCAGCTGGAGGAGTCGGCCCATGCGCCGTGCACGAGCACGATCGTGGGTCGGACGGTGCCGGGCGCTCCGCCGGAGCCGGACTCGTCGGTCGCTGTCATGAGGAACGGGGGAGGAGTGTGCATGGTGGGTCTGTCCTTGGTGTGGAGGGGACGATTGGCATGTGCCGCTCGAGGTAGAATGACTAGTCACTCTACAACGAAACGTACTCCCGTCCCGCGGCACAGCGCAAGGGGTCCGGGCGAGGAGCCGTATGATCGAGCCCGTGCCGGTGCCCATGCGTGAACGTCTGATCGACGCCGCGAGCGAGCTCTTCTACGCGCAGGGTCTGCGTGCGGTGAGCGTCGACAAGGTGATCGAGCGCGCCGGCACCACGAAGGTGACGTTCTATCGCCACTTCAAGAGCAAGGACGAGCTCGTCGTCGCCTATCTCGAGCAGCGGGCGACCCTCGAGCGGGACGGCATCGGTGCGGCCATCGCCGCGAGCAACGGCGACGCCGTGACAGCGTTGCGCACGATCTGCGAGCAGACGGGGATCGTGGCCTGCAGCCCGGGATTCCGCGGCTGCCCCTTCATCAACGCCGCGGCCGAGAACCCCGATCCCGAGAGTCCTGTGCGCAGGACCGTCGCCACCCACCGCGCCTGGTACCGGACCATGTTCACCGAGCTCCTCGCTCCCTTGGACCTGCCCGACGTCGACGACGTCGTGGACGACCTGATGCTCCTTCGCGACGGCGCCATGGTCGCGGGATATCTCGGTGACCCCAACGCCGTCGCCGGGTCGTTCTTCCGGGGCTGCCTGGCGGTCATCCGGGGCGGCACCTCGGCGGTTCCGGGGCGCTGAACACCCGCGCGTCCGCGTTCGATGCCTCGCGACGGGGTACAAAGGCCCCATGGTGACGACAGGGACGACAGCCGCGCGGCGGGACACGGGCCAGACCTGGTTGGCATGGGTGGTGCTGGTGGCCGCCGTCCTCGAGGTCGTGGCCCCTGTGGTGACGGCCAACGGACCCGGCAGCTCGCCGGGGGACGGCTCAGGGCCTGAGCTGCTCATCACCCCGGTCGGCTGGGCTTTCTCGATCTGGGGCGTCATCTACACGCTGGCCATCGCCCAGGCCATCGCGGTGCTGGTACGCGGCGCGGACGCGGTGCCGCGGCGCCTGCAGATCGATCTCGTGGTGCTCTACCTCGGCGGCACGGTGTGGATCGTGCTGGCCGGGCTCGACAGCAGCGAGGCGACCGCGGGGGCGTTGCTCGTGATGCTGCTGGCCGCGGTGGACGCGGTGCTCACGACGACCCGGGCGGCGATCGCCCCGCGCTGGCTCGCCGTCCTCACCGGCGCGTCCGTGGGCCTCTACGCCGGGTGGGTCACGGCTGCGTTCTTCCTCAACCTCTCCACGGCACTCGTCGACGCGACCTCGCTGGAGGCCGACGGGCTCGGCTGGCAGATCGTCATGGTCGTGATCGCGGTCATCGCCCTGCTGGCCGTGCTGGTCGCGACCCGGGGCAATGTGGCGTACGCCGCCGCAGGCATCTGGGCCATGATCGGCATCGCCGTCACCGGCAGCAGCGACGACACCACCGAGGTCCTGGTCGCAGCCGTGGTGGCGGCGGTCGTCCTGGTGGTCACGACGCTCGCGCTCCACGTGGCCCGGCGTCGCAGTCCCGATCCTGCGCCCGCTGCGTGAGCCGCGCGCACAGGCCGGCGAGTCACGAGGAGGCACCCCGATGACGTGCGCAGGCTGCAGGACGTCCAGCGAGCTGGAGGTCGACTTCAGCATGGCCTTCCAGCCCATCTACGACGCGGACGCGGGGCGCGTCTGGGGCTACGAGGCGCTCGTGCGCGGCCGTGCTGGGGAGGGCGCCGGCGAGATCTTGTCGCAGGTGTCGGCCGACCAGCGGTACCGTTTCGACCAGGACTGCCGGGTCAAGGCGATCCAGCTCGCCTCGGGGCTGTTCCCCGCGGACCAGGAGCTGAAGCTGTCGATCAACTTCATGCCCAATGCGGTCTACGAGCCCGCGGCGTGCCTGCGCGCGACGCTCCTCGCGGCCCGGGAGACCGGGTTCCCCATGTCCTCGATCATGTTCGAGTTCACCGAGGACGAGCGGGTCTCGGACACCGTGCACCTGACCAACATCATCACCGAGTACCGCAAGCACGGATTCACGACCGCGATCGACGACTTCGGCGCCGGGCACGCGGGACTGGGCCTGCTGGCCGAGTTCCAGCCCGACCTGATCAAGATCGACATGCGCATCGTGCGCGGGATCGACACGAGCCGGGCTCGGCAGGTGGTCGTGGCCGGCATCGTCGACATCGCGAAGGAGCTGGACATCACGGTGCTCGCCGAGGGCATCGAGACCGAGGCGGAGTTCCGGGTGCTGAAGGGGGCCGGCATCCGCCTGTTCCAGGGGTACTGGTTCGCCCGCCCGGCGTTCGAGCAGCTCCCTCAGGTGCGCCCCGAGCTGCTCTCACCGCCCGCCGGCCTCGGCTGAGTCGAGGAGGCCCAGCCCTGCAGCAGCGTGTCGATCGCGTCGAGGATGCGGGCCCAGGACTCGGCCGAGTCCGGGTCGCTGTGCGCGAAGCCTCCGCTGAGCTCGAGTGTCGCGAAGCCGTGGAACAGGCTTCCCAGCATCCGCACGGCGTGGGTCTCCTCGGGCTCGGGCAGACGGTAGCCGTGCAGTGCTGCGCGGAGCATGCGCGAGTGGCGTGGTCCGGCACTCGCCGCTGCGACCGCCGCGTCCAGGGGAAGTCTTGCGGCGTCGTACCGGCCCGGGTGCTCGGCTGCGTACGTGCGGTAGACGGTCCCCAGCGCGCCCAGTGCCTCCAACCCCGACCGGCCCGCTACGGCCTCCTCGCCGCGGTCGGCCAGCTCCTCCAGCGCGAGGAGGGCGATGCGCGTGCGAAGCCCGTGCGATCCCTCCACGTGGGAGTAAAGGCTCGCGACCTGGACGCCGAGCCGGCGGGACAGCTCGGAGAGGGTGACCCGGTCGAAGCCCAGCTCGTCGGCCAGCTCCGCTCCGGCTCGGGTGACCTTGTCGGGGGTCAGCCCTGCTCGCGCCACGGCGTCAGCCCCGGACCCGGGCGACGAAGGCCTCGACCCGCTCGCGGAGGGCCTCGACCCTCGTGTCCGGTGCACCCGTGACCGATCTCTCGTGCTCCTTGAGCGGTCGCCGCGCCCGGAGCGAGCAGCCGAAGTCGCTGCAGATGTAGAGGCCGACGGTGTCGCCGCTGCGGCCGCGGGCCCCCGACCGCGGGGCCACCATCAGCAGGGAGCCGTCCGGTGCGTCGGAGGTCTGGCACAGATCGCACATCGTCTGGCGCTTGGCCCTGGCCGAGGCGCTGGGCAGGCGCAGCTCCACGCACGTGAGGTCGTCACCTGCGGCGGAGCCGGTCGCGAGGTAGGCGCGGAGCGGCGCCTTCGGGTCGACCCACCCCACGAAGTCGAGCTCGCTCGCGCGGGGCGGCGGCCACGGGGTGGGCAGCGACATCGAGGCGGTCCGGCTGCGGGAGCTGTTGATGAAGGCGCGCCTGAGCGCGGCGGGGTCCGGGACGTCCATGCTGAGGAACGTAGCAGGCTTCCTAAAGGCTTTAGGTTTGGTCGGAACCCGGGACCTCCATGGCCGCACGGTACGCGGCCAGCAGGGCAGGGACCCCGCCGTGCCACGGTGCGCCGTGCCCGGGGACGACCCAGTCGACCTGCAGGTCCTCGAGGTGGGCCAGGGATGCGGCGGCCGCGGCCGGGTCGTCGGTGAAGGGTGCCGGTTGGGGTCCTTGGTGGCCCGTCAGCACGTGCCCGGTCGTCAGCCCGTCGCCCACGAACACCGCCGAGACGGCCGGGACGTGGATCGCGACGCTGCCGGGGGAGTGCCCGGGCAGGTCGATGATCTCGGGCGATCCGGGCAGGTCCAGCACCTGGCCGCCGGCGATCTCCTGGACCTCGGTGAGCCAGCGGGTGCGCAGGCCACCCTTGCGGAGTGAGTACGCGAGGAAGCGCAGGAGCGGGGCCGCCTTGACGCGACCGATGGCCGGCTTCGTCTTCTCCTCTCCCCGGGCGCGGGCCGCGTCGGCGGAGTGGATGAAGACCCGCACCCCGTGGTCGCGGCGCAGGCGCTCGGCGAAGCCGATGTGGTCGCTGTCGCCGTGCGTCAGCACGACGCCGCGGATGTCGCTCGTGGCGCGTCCGATCGCGTCGAGCTCGCGCTGCAGGTCGCGCCACTGGCCGGCGAGGCCGGCGTCGATGAGGGTGATGCCGTCACCGGTCACGACGAGGTGCGTGGCGATGACGTCATTGCCGATGCGGCGGAGGCCGGGTGCGAGTTCCATGATGGCTACACTACATAGCCATCATGGCTACGCGCAATAGCCTACGATGGGCTCGTGCCCACACCGGAACGGACGACCCTGCCCGCGATCGTCGCGGCAGGAGAGCAGATCCTCGACGCGGACGGACTCGATGCGGTCACGATGGTCGCCGTCGCGCAGCGTGTCGGGGTGCGTGCTCCGTCGCTCTACAAGCGCGTCAGCAGCCGGCGCGAGCTGATCGGCATGATCGCCGCGGCGGCCGCGGACGACCTGCGCGCCCAGCTCCTCGCGGCCGACCCCGGCGACGGTGACCCCCGCCAACGGCTCGAGGACCTGGCCGTCGCCGTGCGTACGTTCGCGCGCTCCCGGCCCGCGGCGTACCGGCTGGTGTTCTCGGCGGGGGAGGAGGACGTGCTGTCGCACGAGCAGCTGCTCGCCGCGAGTGCGCCCCTCTTCGCGGTGGTGGCCGAGCTGGCCCGGCCTGACGAGGCGCTCGAGGCGGCGCGGACCGTCACGGCCTGGGTCACCGGGTTCATCGCGATGGAGCTGGGCGGTGAGTTCCGCCTGGGCGGCGAGGTCGATGCCGCCTTCGACTACGGGATCGCCCGCCTCGCCGACGCGATCACCGCTCGACCCCACTGATGAAGTGCAACAGGGCCTCGGCGAGCGCCTCGGGCGCCTCCTGTGCGACCAGGTGCCCGACGTCGTCGATCACGACCGCGGAGAGCTCGCCCGCGACGACCTGTCCGAAGGTGTTCGCGGTGAACGGCCGGTTGACGCCGTCGACGGCCAGCACGGGCATCGTGAGCGGGTGCTCCTCGGCGAGCGCCCGGGTCGCACCCTCGTCGACGAACAGCTCGCGGTAGAGGCCCTCGGTGCCGCGCCACGCGTCGTCTCGGGAGTACGTGCGCACGAACTCCTCGATCGTTCCCGGGTCGATGCCACCGGCTGGACCCGTCATCAGCGGATAGGCCCACTCGGCGATCAGCTCGCGCTCGCGGCCGGGCAGGAGCAGCGAGGCGATCCCCGGCGTCCCGAGGAAGCTGACGTGCCAGGAGCCGCCATGGAGGACGTCGGCGAGCAGCTCGAAGCCGAATCCGGCCAAGGTGGTCTCGATCCCGGTCAGGCTCAGCACGTCTTCGGGGTGGGTGGACGCGAGGCGGAAACCGATGC contains these protein-coding regions:
- a CDS encoding TetR/AcrR family transcriptional regulator, which encodes MPTPERTTLPAIVAAGEQILDADGLDAVTMVAVAQRVGVRAPSLYKRVSSRRELIGMIAAAAADDLRAQLLAADPGDGDPRQRLEDLAVAVRTFARSRPAAYRLVFSAGEEDVLSHEQLLAASAPLFAVVAELARPDEALEAARTVTAWVTGFIAMELGGEFRLGGEVDAAFDYGIARLADAITARPH
- a CDS encoding ABC transporter ATP-binding protein produces the protein MTAVLTITDATLLLGDGDETVRALDEVSLEIAAGELVAVVGPSGSGKSSLLAIAGALTTPTSGSVRLGSTELTGVKPRELTRLRQQEIGFVFQSGNLVPALTSIDQVRLPLTFGKVADPRDPLELLAEVGMDHKADRRPHELSGGERQRVGIARALVTRPRLLLVDEPTAALDRKRSQEVVGLLADESHNHGVATIMVTHDNDVLHHCDRVLEMVDGRLTAAVIGSA
- a CDS encoding TetR/AcrR family transcriptional regulator, which gives rise to MIEPVPVPMRERLIDAASELFYAQGLRAVSVDKVIERAGTTKVTFYRHFKSKDELVVAYLEQRATLERDGIGAAIAASNGDAVTALRTICEQTGIVACSPGFRGCPFINAAAENPDPESPVRRTVATHRAWYRTMFTELLAPLDLPDVDDVVDDLMLLRDGAMVAGYLGDPNAVAGSFFRGCLAVIRGGTSAVPGR
- a CDS encoding ABC transporter permease; amino-acid sequence: MFLALRELSFARGRFALMGGVVALIAILMVLLSGLAVGLANDGVSGLQRIKATSFAFQKDVSKDSAFSRSVVGPDAVEAWQKQPGVAEAAPFGNTLVNARTSRGVEIDLALFGVETDSFLVPQPAEGSAPAHEGEVAISSTAAEEGVEIGDTVTLEPSGTELTVVGVLADQNTFGHVDVGYLPLRSWQEIKAGVQPGDDVPSRVYDEFTAVAVKAKDGSTVDLAAGDKAAGTSSLTREDSYGASPGYTAETSTLQLIQVFLYAISALVVGAFFTVLTIQRRQELAVLRAMGASTRYLLRDSLLQSFVLLVVSAGVGIGIGLAAGGAISSTPMPFALEAGPIIGATALLIVLGLLGAGVAVIRVTRIDPLTALGGSR
- a CDS encoding TetR/AcrR family transcriptional regulator, yielding MARAGLTPDKVTRAGAELADELGFDRVTLSELSRRLGVQVASLYSHVEGSHGLRTRIALLALEELADRGEEAVAGRSGLEALGALGTVYRTYAAEHPGRYDAARLPLDAAVAAASAGPRHSRMLRAALHGYRLPEPEETHAVRMLGSLFHGFATLELSGGFAHSDPDSAESWARILDAIDTLLQGWASSTQPRPAGGESSSGRT
- a CDS encoding FBP domain-containing protein, with the protein product MDVPDPAALRRAFINSSRSRTASMSLPTPWPPPRASELDFVGWVDPKAPLRAYLATGSAAGDDLTCVELRLPSASARAKRQTMCDLCQTSDAPDGSLLMVAPRSGARGRSGDTVGLYICSDFGCSLRARRPLKEHERSVTGAPDTRVEALRERVEAFVARVRG
- a CDS encoding dihydrolipoyl dehydrogenase family protein, with the protein product MPEDTYDVIVIGAGPVGENVADRIVQGGLTAAIVERELVGGECSYWACMPTKALLRDAAALRAVRSLPAAAQAVTGELDPAAVLRRRDSFASHWDDAGQVSWLVGAGVALLRGQGRIVADRTVEVSSAAGAATTVHARHAVVVATGSSAFVPPVPGLTETAPWTSRQAASAHAVPARLTIVGGGVVGTEMATAYSALGARVTLVSRDGILPTVEPFAAARVTAALEKAGVELYPTTAPAEARRDGTGAVHLTLADGTTIVSDEILVATGRTPNTTDLGLERIGLAPGDWLRVDESLRVVDAEGAVVGDGWLYAAGDVNRRALLTHQGKYQARAVGDTIVARARGTEVDLSPWGRHAATADDRAVTQVIFSDPEIAAVGLTLRAATDTGLDVRAVEYDLGAVAGASLHADGYEGRASMVVDVSRNVLVGFTVVGPDVAELLQAATIAIVGEVPLERLWHAVPAYPTMSEIWLRLLETYGRDAHSRTPFPGAR
- a CDS encoding alpha/beta fold hydrolase — encoded protein: MHTPPPFLMTATDESGSGGAPGTVRPTIVLVHGAWADSSSWSPVVERLLAAGFPVRSIANPLQGLDTDTAYLLSHLAAIPGPIVLVGHSYGGAVISNIDPSAYDITALVYVAAFIPLKGEAVGQLAAQSSTPLPLLSVEVDGAAEVTIDPAGFRAAFAGDLDETSAANLAVAQRPANVRAVSEPSVNEAFRSVPTWALVTRQDHAIDVDLQRMMSGRVDARVTEVDASHAVMLSRPDAVADLITQAAR
- a CDS encoding PaaI family thioesterase, with protein sequence MTITPEDVYALAPYARTLGVTFEDMDAAELRTRLAFTDALSTTGGSLHGGALLGLADVSAAVCAALNAPPGTRPATADSTARFLRPAHGDVSAVSRPVQVTRSRAIVEIEIIDATGDLCAKVTQSVSLITSRDA
- a CDS encoding EAL domain-containing protein — protein: MTCAGCRTSSELEVDFSMAFQPIYDADAGRVWGYEALVRGRAGEGAGEILSQVSADQRYRFDQDCRVKAIQLASGLFPADQELKLSINFMPNAVYEPAACLRATLLAARETGFPMSSIMFEFTEDERVSDTVHLTNIITEYRKHGFTTAIDDFGAGHAGLGLLAEFQPDLIKIDMRIVRGIDTSRARQVVVAGIVDIAKELDITVLAEGIETEAEFRVLKGAGIRLFQGYWFARPAFEQLPQVRPELLSPPAGLG
- a CDS encoding alpha/beta fold hydrolase, with amino-acid sequence MPVVEPLGATVPGVAHHLDEINGVPLHHVTAGDAGTPVLLIHGWPETWYAFHRLIPLLADHHRVIAVDLRGFGDSGTDAPAYDQASHVQDLHLLVERLDLGPVHLVCQDISGGIGFRLASTHPEDVLSLTGIETTLAGFGFELLADVLHGGSWHVSFLGTPGIASLLLPGRERELIAEWAYPLMTGPAGGIDPGTIEEFVRTYSRDDAWRGTEGLYRELFVDEGATRALAEEHPLTMPVLAVDGVNRPFTANTFGQVVAGELSAVVIDDVGHLVAQEAPEALAEALLHFISGVER
- a CDS encoding MBL fold metallo-hydrolase, whose amino-acid sequence is MELAPGLRRIGNDVIATHLVVTGDGITLIDAGLAGQWRDLQRELDAIGRATSDIRGVVLTHGDSDHIGFAERLRRDHGVRVFIHSADAARARGEEKTKPAIGRVKAAPLLRFLAYSLRKGGLRTRWLTEVQEIAGGQVLDLPGSPEIIDLPGHSPGSVAIHVPAVSAVFVGDGLTTGHVLTGHQGPQPAPFTDDPAAAAASLAHLEDLQVDWVVPGHGAPWHGGVPALLAAYRAAMEVPGSDQT
- a CDS encoding MFS transporter — protein: MVTTGTTAARRDTGQTWLAWVVLVAAVLEVVAPVVTANGPGSSPGDGSGPELLITPVGWAFSIWGVIYTLAIAQAIAVLVRGADAVPRRLQIDLVVLYLGGTVWIVLAGLDSSEATAGALLVMLLAAVDAVLTTTRAAIAPRWLAVLTGASVGLYAGWVTAAFFLNLSTALVDATSLEADGLGWQIVMVVIAVIALLAVLVATRGNVAYAAAGIWAMIGIAVTGSSDDTTEVLVAAVVAAVVLVVTTLALHVARRRSPDPAPAA